From the genome of Streptomyces sp. NBC_01116, one region includes:
- the hemG gene encoding protoporphyrinogen oxidase produces the protein MQRSQQRAETPPGHVVVIGGGIAGLAAAHRLVATGLRVTLLEATDRLGGKLMTGEVAGVQVDLGAESMLARRPEAVALAREVGLADRLQPPATATASLWTRDALRPMPQGHVMGVPGDPAALGEVLSPEGLARISEERDLTPTPVGDDVAVGAYVADRLGREVVDRLVEPLLGGVYAGDAYRISMRAAVPQLFEAVKEGGPLLEGVRRIQERAAARQPTGPVFQGIEGGIGTLPAAVADAVRAGGGEILTETPVLGLTRRETGWAVRTDTRTIAADGIVLATPAWSAGTLLAAESPAASAELSGVEYASMALVTLAFRRADIERYEALRGRSGFLVPPVDGHTIKASTFSSNKWQWVADSAPDLFVLRTSVGRYGEEDHLHREDEELVAVSLRDLAAATGLTARPVDSEVTRWIGGLPQYPVGHLARVARIRDEVAKLPALRVCGAVYDGVGIPACVASARRAADEIVREITGQAAGEIGEEITGEIIATSTLVRGTGSEAGQ, from the coding sequence ATGCAGCGTTCTCAACAGCGTGCGGAAACGCCCCCGGGCCACGTCGTCGTCATCGGCGGCGGCATCGCCGGCCTGGCGGCCGCCCACCGCCTGGTCGCCACCGGACTGCGGGTCACCCTCCTGGAGGCGACGGACCGGCTCGGCGGGAAGCTCATGACCGGCGAGGTCGCGGGCGTCCAGGTCGACCTGGGGGCCGAGTCGATGCTCGCCCGGCGCCCCGAGGCCGTCGCCCTGGCCCGCGAGGTGGGCCTCGCCGACCGCCTCCAGCCGCCCGCCACCGCCACCGCCTCGCTGTGGACGCGCGACGCGCTGCGCCCCATGCCCCAGGGGCACGTCATGGGCGTCCCCGGCGACCCGGCGGCGCTCGGCGAGGTGCTGTCACCCGAGGGCCTGGCCCGGATCTCCGAGGAGCGCGACCTCACCCCGACCCCCGTCGGAGACGACGTCGCGGTCGGCGCGTACGTCGCCGACCGGCTCGGCCGCGAGGTCGTGGACCGGCTGGTGGAGCCCCTCCTCGGCGGGGTCTACGCGGGCGACGCCTACCGGATCTCGATGCGCGCCGCCGTCCCCCAGCTCTTCGAGGCGGTGAAGGAGGGCGGGCCGCTGCTGGAGGGCGTACGCCGCATCCAGGAGCGGGCCGCCGCCCGGCAGCCGACCGGACCCGTCTTCCAGGGCATCGAGGGCGGCATCGGCACCCTCCCGGCCGCCGTCGCGGACGCCGTACGGGCCGGTGGCGGCGAGATCCTCACCGAGACCCCCGTCCTGGGCCTGACCCGGAGGGAAACGGGCTGGGCCGTCCGCACCGACACCCGGACGATCGCCGCCGACGGCATCGTCCTGGCCACCCCCGCCTGGTCCGCCGGCACCCTGCTGGCCGCCGAGTCCCCGGCCGCCTCCGCCGAGCTGTCCGGCGTCGAGTACGCCTCGATGGCCCTGGTCACCCTCGCCTTCCGACGGGCCGACATCGAGCGGTACGAGGCCCTGCGCGGCCGCTCCGGCTTCCTCGTACCGCCGGTCGACGGGCACACGATCAAGGCGTCCACCTTCTCCAGCAACAAATGGCAGTGGGTCGCGGACAGCGCCCCCGACCTCTTCGTGCTCCGCACCTCCGTCGGCAGGTACGGCGAGGAGGACCATCTGCACCGCGAGGACGAGGAGCTCGTCGCCGTCTCCCTGCGCGATCTCGCCGCGGCCACCGGGCTCACCGCCCGGCCCGTGGACTCCGAGGTCACCCGCTGGATCGGCGGCCTGCCGCAGTACCCGGTGGGCCACCTCGCCCGGGTCGCCCGCATCCGCGACGAGGTCGCCAAGCTGCCCGCGCTGCGGGTCTGCGGCGCGGTCTACGACGGGGTCGGCATCCCGGCCTGCGTCGCGAGCGCGCGCCGGGCGGCCGACGAGATCGTCCGGGAGATCACGGGGCAGGCCGCGGGGGAGATCGGGGAAGAGATCACGGGAGAGATCATCGCCACGTCGACCCTGGTTCGGGGCACGGGGAGCGAGGCGGGACAATAG
- a CDS encoding DUF692 domain-containing protein, protein MELGIGIGWRPEIADEVEALAGIDWVEAVAENLCDGHLPDSLLRLRERGVRVVPHGVALGLGGADRPDPVRLASLAARAELLGTPLVTEHIAFVRAGGPLTASPRLEAGHLLPVPRTWDALDVLCENVRIAQDSLPVPLALENIAALITWPDEELTEGQFLAELVERTGVRLLIDVANLHTNHVNLGQDPAKALDELPVEAIAYVHVAGGVERNGVWHDTHAHPVTAPVLEVLTELRSRVDPPGVLLERDDAFPPAAELAGELEAIRATLRRAAPPAPAEGPRPAVRGEGPPPAAPVPAGTRDRTAVAQTALLSALVAGTPAPEGFDHRRLRVQGRALAAKRADVVAKVAPELPEILGDGYRAAFLAYAGGRPMSGGYRRDALDFAEHVLVTGGPADPVERRRLTYWWQDRSGARPPRRTTRLVRAARAALVGK, encoded by the coding sequence ATGGAACTGGGCATCGGTATCGGCTGGCGGCCGGAGATCGCGGACGAGGTGGAGGCGCTGGCGGGGATCGACTGGGTCGAGGCCGTCGCGGAGAACCTCTGCGACGGCCATCTCCCGGACTCCCTGCTCCGGCTCCGCGAGCGCGGCGTGCGGGTGGTGCCGCACGGGGTGGCGCTCGGGCTCGGCGGCGCCGACCGCCCGGACCCGGTACGCCTGGCCTCGCTCGCGGCGCGCGCCGAGCTGCTGGGGACGCCGCTGGTGACCGAGCACATCGCGTTCGTACGGGCCGGTGGGCCGCTGACCGCGTCGCCGAGGCTGGAGGCGGGCCATCTGCTGCCGGTGCCGCGCACCTGGGACGCCCTGGACGTGCTGTGCGAGAACGTGCGGATCGCACAGGACTCGCTGCCCGTGCCGCTCGCCCTGGAGAACATCGCGGCGCTGATCACCTGGCCGGACGAGGAGCTGACCGAGGGGCAGTTCCTGGCGGAGCTGGTCGAGCGGACCGGGGTGCGGCTGCTGATCGACGTGGCCAACCTGCACACCAACCACGTCAATCTCGGCCAGGACCCGGCGAAGGCGCTGGACGAGCTGCCCGTGGAGGCCATCGCGTACGTCCATGTGGCGGGCGGCGTCGAGCGGAACGGCGTCTGGCACGACACGCACGCCCACCCGGTGACCGCTCCGGTCCTTGAGGTGCTGACCGAGCTGCGCTCCCGGGTCGACCCGCCGGGCGTGCTGCTGGAGCGCGACGACGCCTTCCCGCCGGCCGCGGAGCTGGCGGGCGAACTGGAGGCGATCCGGGCGACGCTGCGGCGGGCGGCTCCCCCGGCTCCGGCCGAGGGCCCGCGCCCCGCTGTACGGGGCGAGGGCCCTCCGCCCGCCGCCCCCGTGCCGGCCGGAACCCGCGACCGTACCGCCGTCGCGCAGACCGCGCTGCTCTCCGCGCTGGTGGCGGGAACGCCGGCCCCCGAGGGCTTCGACCACCGGCGGTTGCGGGTGCAGGGCCGGGCGCTGGCCGCCAAGCGCGCGGACGTCGTCGCCAAGGTGGCGCCGGAGCTGCCGGAGATCCTCGGCGACGGCTACCGCGCCGCGTTCCTCGCGTACGCCGGGGGCCGCCCGATGTCCGGCGGGTACCGGCGCGACGCCCTGGACTTCGCGGAGCACGTGCTCGTCACGGGCGGTCCCGCCGATCCGGTGGAGCGGCGCCGGCTGACGTACTGGTGGCAGGACCGGTCGGGCGCCCGTCCTCCGCGTCGTACCACCCGTCTGGTCCGGGCGGCCCGTGCCGCCCTCGTGGGGAAGTGA
- a CDS encoding haloacid dehalogenase type II, translating into MPRTHGIEVAVFDVLGTMVDQPGGLRAAIRAAVPASDATSADRLLAVWEEHVEREQRRIEDGERPYADSAALDREAAARVAERAGLTDPAAVRRLATASQRLDPWEDSRAGLAGLARLFPVMGLSHASRATLLRLNAHTGLRWHQALSAEDARAFKPAKEVYQLALDAAGCPPERVVMIAAHAWDLRGAQAVGMRTAYVHRPGGDPPKETDAFDWRADGLEELAAALAPAA; encoded by the coding sequence ATGCCCCGGACACACGGGATCGAGGTCGCCGTCTTCGACGTCCTCGGCACGATGGTCGACCAGCCCGGCGGGCTGCGGGCCGCGATCCGCGCCGCGGTACCCGCCTCCGACGCGACGTCGGCCGACCGGCTGCTCGCCGTGTGGGAGGAGCACGTCGAGCGCGAGCAGCGGCGCATCGAGGACGGCGAACGGCCCTACGCGGACTCCGCCGCCCTCGACCGCGAGGCCGCGGCACGGGTGGCCGAACGCGCCGGACTCACCGACCCCGCCGCCGTCCGGCGCCTGGCGACGGCCAGTCAGCGCCTCGACCCCTGGGAGGACTCCCGCGCCGGACTCGCCGGTCTGGCGCGGCTGTTCCCCGTCATGGGTCTCAGCCATGCCAGCCGCGCGACCCTGCTCCGCCTCAACGCCCATACCGGCCTGCGGTGGCACCAGGCGCTCTCCGCCGAGGACGCCCGGGCCTTCAAGCCCGCGAAGGAGGTCTACCAGCTCGCCCTCGACGCCGCGGGCTGCCCTCCGGAGCGCGTGGTGATGATCGCCGCCCATGCCTGGGACCTCCGGGGAGCCCAGGCGGTGGGCATGCGCACGGCCTACGTCCACCGCCCGGGCGGCGACCCCCCGAAGGAGACCGACGCCTTCGACTGGCGGGCGGACGGCCTGGAGGAACTGGCCGCAGCGCTGGCCCCGGCCGCGTAG
- a CDS encoding FAD-dependent oxidoreductase: protein MAAERLVVIGGDAAGMSAASQARRLKAADALEIVAFERGHFTSYSACGIPYWVSGDVEARDDLIARTPEEHRERDIDLRMRTEVTELDVPGRRVKALDRESGKTYWTGYDKLVIATGARPVRPALPGMDAPGVHGVQTLDDGQALLDSLDALGATESRRAVVVGAGYIGVEMAEAMLKRGFEVTVLNRGEQPMATLDPDMGRLVHDAMDGLGITTVNGAAVTRILTGPDGRVSEVATDAGTYPADVVVLGIGVEPETELARAAGLPVGPHGGLLTDLSMRVAGHDAIWAGGDCVEVLDLVAGRTRHIALGTHANKHGQVIGSNVGGGYGTFPGVVGTAVSKVCDLEIARTGLREKDARAVGLRYVTATIESTGRAGYYPGAKPMTVKMIAELRTGRLLGVQIVGRDGAAKRVDVAAVALTAGMTVEQMTALDLGYAPPFSPVWDPVLVAARKTVTAVRGAGS from the coding sequence ATGGCAGCGGAGCGACTGGTGGTCATCGGCGGTGACGCGGCGGGCATGTCCGCCGCGTCACAGGCCCGCAGGCTGAAGGCGGCGGACGCGCTGGAGATCGTCGCCTTCGAGCGCGGCCACTTCACGTCGTACTCCGCGTGCGGCATCCCGTACTGGGTGAGCGGCGACGTCGAGGCGCGCGACGACCTGATCGCCCGCACCCCCGAGGAGCACCGGGAGCGGGACATCGATCTGCGGATGCGGACCGAGGTGACGGAACTCGACGTGCCCGGCCGGCGGGTGAAGGCGCTGGACCGGGAGAGCGGGAAGACGTACTGGACGGGCTACGACAAGCTGGTGATCGCCACCGGGGCCCGTCCGGTGCGCCCGGCGCTGCCCGGGATGGACGCGCCCGGGGTGCACGGGGTGCAGACCCTGGACGACGGGCAGGCGCTCCTGGACTCGCTGGACGCCCTGGGCGCGACGGAGAGCCGCCGGGCGGTCGTGGTGGGCGCGGGGTACATCGGCGTCGAGATGGCCGAGGCGATGCTCAAGCGGGGCTTCGAGGTGACCGTCCTCAACCGGGGCGAGCAGCCGATGGCGACGCTCGACCCGGACATGGGGCGGCTCGTCCACGACGCGATGGACGGGCTGGGCATCACCACGGTCAACGGGGCGGCCGTCACCAGGATCCTGACCGGTCCGGACGGCCGGGTGAGCGAGGTGGCGACGGACGCCGGGACGTATCCGGCGGACGTGGTGGTCCTCGGCATCGGCGTGGAGCCGGAGACGGAGCTGGCGCGCGCGGCGGGACTGCCGGTGGGCCCGCACGGCGGGCTGCTGACGGATCTGTCGATGCGGGTGGCGGGCCACGACGCCATCTGGGCGGGCGGCGACTGCGTGGAGGTCCTGGACCTGGTGGCGGGCCGCACCCGGCACATCGCGCTGGGCACGCACGCCAACAAGCACGGCCAGGTGATCGGTTCCAACGTCGGGGGCGGCTACGGCACGTTCCCCGGCGTGGTCGGTACGGCGGTGAGCAAGGTCTGCGACCTGGAGATCGCCCGGACCGGGCTGCGGGAGAAGGACGCCCGGGCGGTCGGGCTGCGCTACGTGACGGCGACCATCGAGTCGACGGGGCGGGCGGGCTACTACCCGGGGGCGAAGCCGATGACGGTGAAGATGATCGCGGAGCTGCGCACGGGCCGGCTGCTCGGGGTGCAGATCGTCGGCCGGGACGGGGCGGCGAAGCGGGTGGACGTGGCGGCGGTGGCGCTGACGGCCGGGATGACGGTGGAGCAGATGACGGCGCTCGACCTGGGGTACGCCCCGCCGTTCTCGCCGGTC
- a CDS encoding TIGR04222 domain-containing membrane protein: MNTLALLATLGVVVSSVLLVARAVAERSRRPSAGPGVALHDLYEVAFLNGGPARVVDTALTALHADGRLVVGGPGIVAARRVQADDPVERAVFQELAAAPNGALHGLREAVMRHPAVQETGDGLAARGLLVPPHRIRPLRRWGLVQGVACLVALPLSLVLTFVQYAVDDSLDFAVPFIVKMLPAILIGAFSGLIVAASSASRITKSGRHAALAFRTAYAHVATPAHLVATLGLRALPDPVFQAQLMAAARLSAPRGRSSAYVADGTTAGVTAVGVTTVWCAASGPGGSSCGESSGGGSGPSGGGGSGCSSGSGCGGSSGSSCGSSGSGGSGCGGGSGGSSCGGGGS, from the coding sequence GTGAACACTCTCGCTCTGCTGGCGACCCTCGGGGTCGTCGTCTCCTCCGTGCTGCTCGTCGCCAGGGCGGTGGCCGAGCGCTCCCGCCGCCCCTCCGCGGGCCCCGGCGTCGCCCTTCACGACCTGTACGAGGTGGCGTTCCTGAACGGCGGTCCGGCCAGGGTCGTGGACACCGCCCTGACGGCCCTGCACGCGGATGGCCGGCTGGTCGTCGGCGGGCCCGGCATCGTCGCCGCCCGGCGGGTGCAGGCGGACGACCCGGTGGAACGCGCGGTGTTCCAGGAGCTGGCCGCCGCCCCGAACGGCGCCCTGCACGGCCTGCGGGAAGCGGTGATGCGGCACCCCGCGGTCCAGGAGACCGGCGACGGGCTCGCGGCTCGCGGCCTGCTGGTGCCGCCCCACCGGATCCGGCCGCTGCGGCGGTGGGGGCTGGTCCAAGGGGTGGCGTGCCTCGTCGCGCTGCCGTTGAGCCTGGTGCTCACGTTCGTGCAGTACGCCGTGGACGACTCACTGGACTTCGCCGTCCCGTTCATCGTGAAGATGCTGCCCGCGATCCTGATCGGCGCGTTCAGCGGGCTGATCGTCGCGGCCTCCTCCGCGAGCCGCATCACGAAGTCGGGCCGGCATGCCGCCCTGGCGTTCCGCACCGCCTACGCCCATGTGGCGACGCCCGCCCATCTGGTCGCCACGCTGGGGCTCCGCGCCCTGCCGGACCCGGTGTTCCAGGCGCAGCTGATGGCAGCGGCACGGCTGAGCGCTCCGCGCGGGCGGTCCTCCGCGTACGTCGCCGACGGCACGACGGCGGGCGTCACCGCCGTCGGCGTGACGACGGTCTGGTGTGCCGCCTCCGGTCCCGGCGGATCCAGCTGCGGGGAGTCCAGCGGAGGCGGCTCCGGACCGAGCGGCGGAGGCGGCTCCGGATGTTCCTCGGGATCCGGCTGCGGGGGGAGCAGCGGATCGAGCTGCGGCAGCTCCGGCTCGGGAGGTTCCGGTTGCGGTGGCGGTTCGGGCGGATCGAGCTGCGGCGGGGGCGGCTCCTGA
- a CDS encoding DUF4349 domain-containing protein: MEWDSRTDRSFARGRAALVAGVLGLLLAVGGCGAPSDASDGAKAADSKYAPPGEQEGAAADADGAASSAEKRADGKPSGAKAAPKPGAAATHVIRTATLSVEVRSVPKAVAAARGVAEGAGGLVATENTERLDDTYETSHLVLRVPQDRFQEVLRELSGSGKLLSRTSNAKDVTDQVVDVDSRIATQRASVARVRELMDRAERISDVVALEGELSSRQADLESLLAQQSSLKDRTSLATITLDLTPPDAPDDDGREEDTGFLDALGGGWDAFVTMLRWIAVAFGAAFPFLVTGALALSVWRVLRARRAARGAPAAPRPEAEGTSTP, from the coding sequence ATGGAATGGGACAGCAGAACCGATCGATCCTTCGCCCGCGGGCGAGCCGCGCTCGTCGCCGGGGTGCTCGGCCTCCTGCTCGCCGTCGGCGGCTGCGGGGCGCCGTCCGACGCGTCGGACGGCGCGAAGGCGGCGGACAGCAAGTACGCGCCGCCCGGGGAGCAGGAGGGCGCCGCCGCGGACGCGGACGGGGCCGCGTCGTCGGCCGAGAAGCGGGCGGACGGGAAACCGTCCGGGGCGAAGGCGGCGCCGAAGCCGGGCGCGGCGGCCACCCACGTCATCCGCACGGCCACGCTCTCCGTCGAGGTGAGGAGCGTGCCGAAGGCGGTCGCCGCCGCGCGCGGTGTCGCGGAGGGCGCGGGCGGCCTGGTGGCGACGGAGAACACCGAGCGGCTCGACGACACCTACGAGACCTCGCACCTGGTACTGCGGGTGCCGCAGGACCGGTTCCAGGAGGTGCTGCGGGAGCTGTCCGGCTCCGGGAAGCTGCTGTCGCGCACCTCGAACGCGAAGGACGTCACCGACCAGGTGGTCGACGTGGACAGCCGGATCGCGACGCAGCGCGCGAGTGTGGCGCGGGTGCGGGAGCTGATGGACCGGGCCGAGAGGATCAGCGACGTGGTCGCCCTGGAGGGCGAGCTGAGCAGCCGTCAGGCGGACCTGGAGTCACTGCTCGCCCAGCAGTCGAGCCTGAAGGACCGCACCTCGCTGGCGACGATCACCCTGGACCTGACGCCGCCGGACGCCCCGGACGACGACGGGCGGGAGGAGGACACCGGGTTCCTGGACGCGTTGGGCGGCGGCTGGGACGCGTTCGTGACGATGCTGCGGTGGATCGCGGTGGCGTTCGGGGCCGCGTTCCCGTTCCTGGTCACCGGGGCGCTGGCGCTGTCCGTGTGGCGGGTGCTGCGGGCCCGGCGGGCGGCCCGCGGGGCCCCGGCGGCTCCCCGGCCGGAGGCGGAGGGCACGTCGACTCCCTGA
- a CDS encoding alpha/beta hydrolase, with translation MRTAALYTSIGSLVLSALAAAPAGAWEGRGPAEARGTAIAAARATAAGIDFGSCPEKEMLPDSLKCGTVKVPLDYADPDGKQLELTVSRTGATGPAESRQGALVYNPGGPGASSITFPMAGELPEWKEIAEAYDLVGYAPRGVNGSSAPLTCQDPAAYTKGPTDAPTHPTREDKERRVARAKAYAQGCAEHAGETLRHYTSLNNARDLDVLRAALGEERLTFMGASYGTYFGALYATLFPSHVRRMVFDSVVDPDPEQIWYRSNMGQSLAFEARWEDFRRWVAKHDDVYHLGTTPEAVRKHYDEVRAELARKPAGGKVGPGQLHSAFLAAGYYDDYWAMRATALSEYVRGNPEPLVSQASPRAVAAPDNENAQAVYTAVECNDAPWPEDFEVWDRDHTDLARVAPFETWDNAFANLPCAFWPAPRQRPLEVGTRWGELPPVLILAAERDAATPYQGALELRRRLPGSSLVTERDAGTHGIGGAGNTCVDDHLRRYLLTGEVPGRGADCAAHPEPNPVSLD, from the coding sequence GTGAGAACTGCTGCGCTGTACACATCGATCGGCTCCCTGGTCCTGTCCGCCCTGGCCGCCGCTCCCGCCGGGGCCTGGGAGGGCCGGGGCCCCGCCGAGGCCCGGGGCACCGCGATCGCCGCCGCCCGCGCCACGGCCGCCGGGATCGATTTCGGCTCCTGCCCGGAGAAGGAGATGCTCCCGGACTCCCTGAAGTGCGGCACGGTGAAGGTGCCCCTCGACTACGCCGACCCGGACGGGAAACAGCTCGAACTGACCGTCAGCCGCACCGGGGCCACCGGCCCGGCGGAGAGCCGGCAGGGCGCGCTCGTCTACAACCCGGGCGGTCCCGGCGCCTCCAGCATCACCTTCCCGATGGCCGGGGAGCTGCCGGAGTGGAAGGAGATCGCCGAGGCGTACGACCTGGTCGGCTACGCCCCGCGCGGGGTGAACGGCTCCTCCGCCCCGCTGACATGCCAGGACCCGGCGGCGTACACGAAGGGCCCGACCGACGCGCCGACGCACCCGACGCGGGAGGACAAGGAGCGGCGCGTCGCCCGCGCGAAGGCGTACGCACAGGGCTGCGCCGAGCACGCGGGCGAGACGCTGCGGCACTACACGTCGCTGAACAACGCCCGTGACCTGGACGTCCTGCGGGCCGCGCTCGGCGAGGAGCGGCTGACGTTCATGGGGGCGTCCTACGGGACGTACTTCGGCGCGCTGTACGCGACGCTGTTCCCCTCCCACGTACGGCGGATGGTCTTCGACTCGGTGGTCGACCCGGACCCGGAGCAGATCTGGTACCGCTCCAACATGGGCCAGTCGCTGGCCTTCGAGGCGCGTTGGGAGGACTTCCGCCGCTGGGTGGCCAAGCACGACGACGTGTACCACCTGGGGACCACCCCGGAGGCGGTGCGGAAGCACTACGACGAGGTGCGCGCCGAGCTGGCCAGGAAGCCCGCGGGCGGGAAGGTCGGGCCGGGGCAGCTGCACTCGGCGTTCCTGGCGGCCGGCTACTACGACGACTACTGGGCGATGCGGGCGACGGCGCTCTCCGAGTACGTCCGGGGCAACCCGGAGCCGCTGGTCTCGCAGGCCTCCCCGCGTGCGGTGGCGGCGCCGGACAACGAGAACGCCCAGGCGGTGTACACGGCCGTCGAGTGCAACGACGCGCCCTGGCCCGAGGACTTCGAGGTGTGGGACCGCGACCACACGGACCTGGCGCGCGTCGCACCGTTCGAGACGTGGGACAACGCCTTCGCGAACCTGCCGTGCGCCTTCTGGCCCGCGCCGAGGCAGCGGCCGCTGGAGGTCGGGACGCGGTGGGGCGAACTGCCGCCCGTGCTGATCCTGGCGGCGGAGCGGGACGCGGCGACCCCGTACCAGGGGGCGCTGGAGCTGCGGAGGCGGCTGCCCGGGTCGTCGCTGGTGACCGAGCGGGACGCCGGGACGCACGGCATCGGCGGGGCCGGGAACACCTGTGTCGACGATCATCTGCGCCGGTATCTGCTGACCGGTGAGGTGCCGGGGCGGGGTGCGGACTGCGCCGCGCACCCGGAGCCGAACCCGGTGTCGCTGGACTGA
- the hemQ gene encoding hydrogen peroxide-dependent heme synthase has product MSAPETVTSSKSPNAGKKAKDLNEVIRYTLWSVFKLRDVLPLDRAGYADEVQELFDQLAAKDITVRGTYDVSGLRADADLMIWWHAETSDELQEAYNLFRRTRLGRALDPVWSNMALHRPAEFNKSHVPAFLADETPRDYISVYPFVRSYDWYLLPDEDRRRMLADHGKMARGYPDVRANTVASFSLGDYEWVLAFEADELYRIVDLMRHLRASEARLHVREEVPFYTGRRKSVADLVAGLA; this is encoded by the coding sequence ATGAGTGCTCCTGAGACTGTGACATCAAGCAAGAGTCCGAACGCCGGCAAGAAGGCCAAGGACCTCAACGAGGTCATCCGCTACACCCTGTGGTCGGTCTTCAAACTGCGCGACGTGCTCCCGCTGGACCGCGCGGGATACGCCGACGAGGTCCAGGAGCTGTTCGACCAGCTCGCGGCCAAGGACATCACCGTCCGCGGCACCTACGACGTGTCCGGGCTGCGGGCCGACGCCGACCTCATGATCTGGTGGCACGCCGAGACCTCGGACGAGCTCCAGGAGGCGTACAACCTCTTCAGGCGCACCAGGCTCGGCCGCGCCCTCGACCCGGTCTGGTCGAACATGGCGCTGCACCGACCGGCCGAGTTCAACAAGTCCCACGTCCCGGCGTTCCTCGCCGACGAGACGCCGCGCGACTACATCAGCGTCTACCCCTTCGTCCGGTCCTACGACTGGTACCTGCTGCCCGACGAGGACCGCCGCCGCATGCTCGCGGACCACGGCAAGATGGCCCGGGGCTACCCGGACGTCCGCGCCAACACCGTCGCCTCGTTCTCGCTGGGCGACTACGAGTGGGTCCTCGCCTTCGAGGCGGACGAGCTGTACCGCATCGTCGACCTGATGCGTCACCTGCGCGCCTCCGAGGCACGTCTCCACGTGCGCGAGGAGGTCCCGTTCTACACGGGCCGCAGGAAGAGCGTCGCAGACCTGGTGGCCGGGCTCGCATAA
- a CDS encoding TetR/AcrR family transcriptional regulator, giving the protein MTISSETTGRRTKRRGNQHLTPAGVKVLETASRLFYDLGIRAVGVEAIAEQAGVTKKTLYDCFGSKEDLIVAYLRARDGLWRSTLVKHVNGQEGPAGERILATFTALRDWMNERNRRGCAFINASVELPDDHPGREVARDQKTWFLAYLEDLAKEGNAQAPAELAAQVLILHEGASIAGSMESVDRAVQRAEQVAAILVERSLTA; this is encoded by the coding sequence GTGACCATCAGCAGCGAAACCACCGGCAGAAGGACAAAGCGCCGCGGCAACCAGCATCTGACGCCGGCCGGCGTGAAGGTCCTCGAGACCGCCTCACGGCTCTTCTACGATCTGGGCATACGGGCTGTCGGCGTGGAAGCGATCGCGGAGCAGGCGGGCGTCACGAAGAAGACGCTCTACGACTGCTTCGGTTCCAAGGAAGACCTCATCGTCGCCTACCTGCGGGCCCGTGACGGACTGTGGCGTTCCACGCTGGTGAAGCACGTCAACGGTCAGGAGGGGCCCGCGGGGGAGCGGATCCTGGCCACCTTCACCGCCCTGCGCGACTGGATGAACGAGCGGAACCGGCGGGGCTGCGCCTTCATCAACGCGTCCGTGGAGCTCCCGGACGACCACCCGGGCCGGGAGGTCGCCCGGGATCAGAAGACCTGGTTCCTCGCCTATCTGGAGGACCTCGCGAAGGAGGGCAACGCCCAGGCGCCCGCCGAGCTGGCCGCCCAGGTGCTGATCCTCCACGAGGGAGCTTCCATCGCCGGCTCCATGGAGTCGGTGGACCGGGCCGTGCAGCGCGCCGAGCAGGTGGCCGCGATCCTCGTCGAGAGGTCGCTCACCGCGTGA